The sequence below is a genomic window from Silvanigrella paludirubra.
GAATAAAAAAGATCTTGATCATGAAAGACGAGTTGCCACAATGATATATTCTTTTTATAAAAGAAAAGACTCTAATATAACATGGGATGGAAAGAAATTAAGTAATTCAGATAAAGCAGTAGGTGTAAATCGAGGTTATGCAGTTATTGATGTTCTTAAAAAATTACAAATACCTTATGAAGAAAGCAAAGGAACTGAAGTTCTTCTTAAAAAACTTGATTCTTCTCGTATTTCATCCTGTATAGGGCAATCTATTACAGTTGATTACTTTATTAAAAAACTAAAACTAAAAAATATTGTTAAAATAAATCCTGATGTAATTTCAAAAGATTATTTTTTAATTTTTAGTCATAAGTTTATAAATGAACACAAAAATATTGCAGAAAAATTATGGACTGAAATTGGAAAAGTAAGAGATATTGAAATTCAAAAAAATATTTCAACCTATGAAAATTAAAAATATATTTAAATATATACTAATTTTTTTTGACATAACCAATATAACCAGTAAGTAGCGATGAATTTATTTGAAACGTAAAATTTTTATCTACAACTCCATTCTGAATTAAGTTAAAAAAAGATTTTGAAAATATTTTTGGACTTAATCCTTTTAATTCTATTTTTTGGCAGTTTAATTTAGAAAAAAAACTCAATAATTCTGATGGTTTTATAAACAAATGAGCCACATGAAGATTTTTTGGCGTTCCCTTAACAAACCATTCCATACCTTTAATAACAAAAAGAGAAGAAAATAAATTTCTATTAAAGGTATGGAAGAAAAACAAACCATTTTTCTTTAACACTCTAGTTCCTTCTTTTAATGCAAGTTGATAATCTTCAATATGTTCTAAAAAATCCATTGCACAAACAACATCAAAACTTTCATCAGGAAAAGGTAAATTTAATGCATCTGCTTTTATATATTTAACTTTTTTAAATTGATCATAATTTCTAGCTACCTGCAAAACTTCTTCATGAATATCAATTCCTGAAACATGATATCCAATTTTTGATAAATCATTGGATAATAAACCTCCTCCGCAACCTATATCAAGAATTTCAATATTTTTATTAAAATATTTTTCAATTTGAAGCATAATCCAAGGATTTCGTGTTTTTGCTTCCGATCTTAAGAGTTCAACATAATCATTTCCATGATACCATTTATCTCCTAAGCTTTTATAAAGTTCATTATTTATCGTTTTTTTTTGAAACATATTAATTATCCTATATTTAGAAATAATAAATTATTCTTTTATAAAAATTAGATATTTTTTAATGGTATAAAAATCTCAGTTTTATTTTCACTGTATATTTCAAAGTCAAAACCCTTATCCCTTTCTTGTTCAGATTCAATAAACCATATTCCATAAATATATTTCCATGCATTAGCTAATTTTTTAGTTCCACCTATAACTTCAAAACACGCATACTTTCCTTTTGGCAATATTTGAATTTTATAATCTAAATTTAAAAATTCAGAACATTCATAGCCAAGTAAATAAATAAAATCCTCTTCATCAGTCATATCCTTATAAAGGCCATATAAATAATTTGATTTTATATATGGAATCATAATATTAAAATTATTATTTTTAAGACATTTTTTGTAAAAATTTGGAATATCTTTTTTTAATTTATTATTTTTTAATGATGTTTTTAATTCTAATCCATAAATTTTTGAGCTATTTAATAGAACATAGGATAATTTTGGAATTTCAATTGTTTTATTTTTTTGTTTTTTAATTATTTCTTCAATTTTTAATACTGGAAATAACTTTTTTCTAGATGGGTTTTTCCTAAAATAGGAAGGATTACAAAGAAACATTTCTTTAAAGGCTCTTTGAAAACTTTCAGGAGTATGGTAGCCAGCTTCAAAAGCAATATCTATAATTTTTGTTTTTTTTAATAATAATTTTTCAGCAGCGATTGAAAGTTTTCTTTTACGTATATATTCTTTTAAAGATATTCCTGTCATAAATGAAAATATTCTATGAAAATGAGACAAAGAACTAAAGGCTTCTTTAGATACATCAGAAAGTTTTATTTCTTCATCTATATTTTTTTCAATAAAGTTTATTGCTTTTTGAAGTCTGTTTAAATATTCATCACGTTTCATTAACAAAAATCCCAGTTTATTTAAAAATAATTTTAATCTGAATCATAAACTTCACACTCTGATTTACTACTTTTGTTGCAAAAATCTATTGCTTTTTGTATTGCTATCTCTTTTGAGTATTGTGAGTTACTTCTTCCATATCCACCCTTTTTTGATATTGCAAAAGCTTTATGAGGAGCATCTTCTAAATAGGTTTGAAAAAAACTTTGATACTTTTTCGCTAATTCATTAGGCCACATATACGTCCATTAGAGTAAGAACCACTCCCGCCTGCAAAATTAACTCCTGCAACAACAACAGCATCTTTAGGCTCTGGAGGAAAAGCGGTTAAACCCAGAATAGCAAGCCCTCCCGTGGAAACACCAATAACAATTGTTTTAGATGTATCAAATTGAGGCATAGAAGATAAATATGAAATTGCCTCTTTTAAATCATTCGAAGCTTTTTTTGTCCTTAGTAAATAGGGCGGAGATGTACACGAATCATTTAAATATCTTGACAACCCACCACCAGAATGACCAAATCCTTTTCTCATAACAACCGCTACCCCAAATCCTCTTCTTGCAAACTCCACTGCTTGAGCAAAAAAAAGCATTGCGGTTCTTTTTGGAATTTCTTCGTGATTTCTCGGGGTACCATGCGTTATTAAGGTTAAAGGATGCTTGCCTTTCGTATCAGGCCACATGATTAAAGATTCAAGTCCGTTCGAATTTGTTTTCTCGGCAGGTATTTGAATTTGTTCCCAAACTATTTTTTGGGCAAGTAATTGATTTTGAAATAACGAAATAAAAAAGATATAAGTAGGAATTTTAATAAAATTGAAAAACATAATTATCCTTAAAATTAATAAAAAAATTAATTTATAAAAATATTAAGGAAATTATATCAAATTTTTGAAATATTTAAAAGTTTCAGTAAAAAATTAATTTATTAAATGTTAATTTTAGCAGTCATCAAGTGTACAAATTCTTATTTTTTTGGGTCCCGCATTAAATTGTTCTGAAGACGCATCAGAAATATACATTGTTAATGCTAAAAATAATACAAATGGTGCTATAATAAAACGAGCTGAAAATTTAGAACGCATGATTCATTCCTTATCAGTTATTTATTAAATTAATATATATTCAAGTATGATATTTAATGAATTATTATATAATTTAATTTAGAGCATTTATAAAAAAGACGCGTTGGGATCAAGGGTCTATATAAATAAGATTTGTTTACTTGTCAATACAAATAATTAACAAATATATTACAATATTTTTTAATGGGTTATGGGAGTAATTATTATATTTTTCTGTTTTTAAAAATAAAAATTCTAATAAGCAAATAATAAGGTACTAAAGTTCTAAATTATATTTTAAGAACTTTAGTCCGTTTTTTTACATACCATCAACATTTAATTTATCTACTGTTTCTCTATAAGTAAGAGGGGATTTAAATACTGACATACTTGCAGAAACACCGCCCGTAGTTAAGGATAACCAGAAAATGTCAGTTGCTATTTTTCCATATAAATCAGATTTTTCATTATCACCGGCTTTTCCTGCATTTCTTGATGCTTCTCCAAAACCTTTTCCAGCAATCCAAGCAGCATCACTTGTATAACCCATAATCATTTTTGTGTATTTAAATTGAGAACTAACTCTTATCCCATCAGAAGTAGAAATATTATACATATCTGCTAAATAATTATTATTCGTTATTTTATTCGCGTTAGAGCTTCCTAATTTAATTATATTATCAGAAGTATTTTTTGCTGCCGACGCGACGCCAGCTAAAGAAGAAACCTCAAGGCCAATACCAACAGCACTTGCAGCCATTCCTAAAGCAAATGATGTCCATCCTAATGCGTATGAAATATCACCATATTTAGTTGCATCCGCTTTATTTCCTGCTGCATTTGCATCACTTGATAACTTTCCATAAACTTGTCCAGTTATCCCAATAACACTTGAAGCAATACCAGCAGAAGCAGCAACAGTTACAGCTATATCTGCAGCAGATAATGCTGCTGTACCTGCAATAGCAGGGGCTAATGTTGTACCTAAAGTAAATATGGAAAGGAATATTCCTAATATAGACAAACCAAGTCCAACACCTAGCATAATATTTGCAGCATTTTCACCTGTGGGGTCGAATTTCATTATAGGGTTATTTTCAGCAAATATATATCCGTTAATCCCACCTTTTCCAAATGGAGATTGAGTATCATATTGCATAAATCTACCTAAAGCAGGATTATACGCTCTGTAACCTTTACCAAGAAATTGATAACCTGTTTTGCCATCAGTTCTTTCTCCATTAAAACCAATATCACTTAATTTAGGAGAATTTGCTGCAGAATTTGAAACATCAAATTGCTCACCGTATGGTGTGTATACAAAATTCTTAGTTAATAATTTTGCACCTTCCATAACTCGAATGACACTTCTAGCCTGATCTGTTAAATAAAATTGGAAAACGCTACCTGGATTTACTTTACCAATAATGTAACCATTAATTTGTAAATAACTTACAATTTTTCCATTTGAATTTTCGTTTATAATTTTATTTCCATTGTAATAAAATTTAACTAATCCATTTTCGCTATCATTTTGTGATATAATTTCACCTGAACCATTGTAACTATATTCTATTGTTTTATCTTTACTAATAAATTTTGATAATCTTTGAAATGGTGTATAAACTAATTTATTATCATTACCATCTTTAATTATATTTCCATCTTCATCATATTCTAAAGTAGATGATGTATTTTTTAATCCAGTTGAAGAATATCCCTCTAATCTAACTCCATCTGTTTTATTATAATTATATGTCGTTATACTATCTGTTGTAGAATCAGAATATTTAACTTTTGCAGTTTTAATATTATTTAATGAATCAAAAGAATATTCTTCTGATTTTATAATATTTCCGTTTGTATCCCTAGGACAAAGTACTCCAGTACAAACATATTTTTGGAGATTATTAAGTGAATCATAAGAATAATTTTCTTGAGAATCAACACTAGAAGAATTATTACTATATCTATTTCTTGATGCAATATTCATATCTATATTATAGGAATATGTATAGGATAGAATATTAGAATTATTTACATCTGTATAAGATAAAGAGTTTAATGCTCCCATTGAATTGTATGAATAAGAAACTTTTGTATTATTTGGAAGTACTTTATATAATATTCTACCAAAATCATCGTAATAATAATTTTCTTCCTGGAAAATACCATCTTTAGAATTGTATTGAATTTTTTCTAAACGACCGGTTGATTTATTAAAGATATAGCTTGATTTTAATTGATTAATATCAGTTAAAGTAACTGGATAGTCTTGAAAATTATATTCATAGCTAATCGATTTTCCATCAGGATAAGTAACAGATTTTAATTTACCATCTTTAAAAGTAGTATATTTAGTTTTACCAGTTGAATCAATCATATTAACTAAATACATAGAAAACGAATCATACTCATAATTCGTTGTATAATTAGATTCTTCACCCAAGACTTGTTTTTTAATTAATTTATTAAATCCATTATATAAATATTTTATTTCCTTACCTGATCTTAATGTTTTACTTACAACATTTCCGTATAAATCATAAATATATTTTATAGATTTTCCAAATGGATCGGACTCTGATACTAATTGACCTATTGAATCATATTCTCTTGAACCTAAAGTGTATGAAGAACCATCAGATGTTATAACTGATTTTTTAATTATTTTATCATTTAATAATGGATCATAATCGTAAGAAATTTTTCTTCCATCAGAAAAAATATCTTGAACTTTTTGAGACAAAGGGCTGTATTTAAACTTAACAACATTTCCGTTTACATCTGTAGATTCTATTAAGTTACCAAATCCATCAAATAAACTTGAGCTCTTACTAAATAACGTTCTATCTTTAGTTAAAAGTTCAAGCCGAATAGGTTTTTTATTTAAATCAAAATATGAAACACTTATTGAAGATGAGTTCCCTGTATTTGATATCATGTAAGTTTCAGAACTATTTTTAGCATCGTCATATTTCGTTACTTTCGTTTCTCCATTTGGTGAAACAACCATGTTTTCTCTTGCTAAAACGTCATATTTATATTTTGTTGATATTTGATATTTATAACCATCTTTATCAATATCGTATAAACTCTGAGAATCTTTTTGACCGGTACTATTATAACTTAATGAAGATACTAAATTGAATGAACTATCATATTTAGATTGTAAAAAAGTTTGAATCTCTCTTCCTAAAGAATCGTTAACTTTATATGTAGTATATCCGTTAGGATTCATTACTAATACAGCAGAAGTTCCAAATCCCAAACCATATTTTGAATCATTTAAATAATATAAATAGTTTGTAGATATAGAACTCTCACCATTCACAGATGTTATTGTTTCTTTTAAAACTCTTCCTAAATTATCATATTGATAAGAAATATTTTTTCCATCTGTTTCAACTTTATTTTCTTCTTTTTTAGTAAAGGAATTTATTTTTGATGTTTCTTTAGCTAGAATATTTCCCTTATAGTCAATATATTCTTTATTTGTAATATTAAAGTTTGAATTTAATGAATATGTATTTTTATTAATAGAGACCTTACATTTACCACCAGAAGCTGATTTAATTTTAACAATAGAAGGGAGAGAATAAATATTAAATTTATTTGTATCCTTGTTATAAGTATTCAATTCGGTTTTGTATACTTTTCCACAGTTTACATCACTTATTCCACATATATTTGTATTATATCTATAAATTTTTGCTAAAACTCTTTGAAATGTTTTTCCTGTTAAATTTTGAGTGTTTTCATATTTATATTCTGTTATTAAACTAACTTTATCAATAGGAGATGTTTTAATCTCTTTTTCTACTAAATGCACCAAGCCATTAAATGTATTTTCAGCTGATAAATATTGGTATTCTTTTATAATTCCATTAGCTTCTATTGTTTTAAGTATATTTCCAGAATTATCATACGAATTTTTAACTACTTCTGTTCTATTTAAACCATCTTTATAGTATGTAGTTTTTACTTCAATTGGATAATTATAATTTGGGTCAAGTGAAGCAAAACTTTTACTCTTCCATTCAGGATAATTATATTCTTTTGTTTGAATCAAATTATCATTTTCTTTTATTTTTTCACTCATTAATTGATGAAAATGATTATATATTCTTTCTGTTTTAATATTTGACCCAGTTGGGGAGTCTTTACTTTCTATAGAAGAATAAGTATATGTATTTGGTGTATAAAATAAAGTATCTTCACCTTCTTTATATCCAGTAAAACCTTTTCCTAAATAGTTTGATGAATCTTGATTAAAAATATATGAAATAGATTCAGAATTCATTCCAAGTTTATTAGAATTACTTTTCAAAGTAAAAGAGTTAGTTTCAATTTTTGATACAGCAGGAAAAGAAATTCCATCTAAAGGAGAATTTAAACCTCCAGTTAAATAAGTTACATTTACTGAAGTTCCAGTAGGAAAAGAAATTTTTGTTACAAGAGAATCTGTAGAAAAATCTTTTTCAGATGAAGCTCCATAAGAAAAATTTACTTCTTGCAATAGTGGATTTTTAATTGATGTTAATAAATTACTATTATTAGATTTTGTTAAAGTTGTAGTAGGTAAATTGTTAGTTCCATTATTTAATTTAATTGTTATAAATGTGTTACTAGAGTAAATTAATTCAATTTTTTTAATATCTGAATCACTATTTAAATCTTTATAGCTTATACTTTGTAATTTATTTCCATTAATATAATTAAAAAATGCTTGATAGCCTTCTTTGTTAGTTACAGAAACTAAATTTCCAAATGCTTTTTCTATTTTTTCTTCTCTACCATCTTTATATTTTAGAGTTAAATAGATACTTCCAATTTCAATTTTTAAATCATTTAATTTATAATATTTTAACTTACCTTGACCAATATCAAGCTTATAACTACCTCCACTCGATAAACTCAGCATTCCTGTTTTAGTATCATAAAACGTTAGATTCCAAGCCCATCCTTTTCCTAATCCAAAGCGATCTGATTGTGATAATGATGAATAGTTTACGGACAGAGGAATAATGGGATCTTCAAAACCATTCCCAACTACATCAGCAATTTTATATGAAATAGAAAAAGCACCGGTTCTAGGATCTACATTTTTAGTTAAATCTTTATAATTATAGGCATCACTAACAATATTTGACGATTGATTCGTTGAGGTAATTGCTGCATTTGCCGATTGAGCTGAATTATTAACCAATAAGCTGTTATTATTACTATACTTTTCGTTTTTTGAGTTGTAAATTATTGATGTTACTTTAGAAATTCCTTTAGCAAAAGCATATGTTTGAAAAGGAGAAGAAAGAATTAACAAGGAACAAAAAACGGATAGAAATTTTTGCAAATTTTTTCTTTTCATTTAACACCATAATATTAAATTCATTAATGATAATAATAATCTAAAACAATTCAATTCAAAATATGACAATATACCAGAATATCATTATAATATAACATGATTACATTTCGGTTAATTTGATATGAAATATTAGGTTTTTTTTAAATTATTTAAAAAATATTTTATCAATATATTTATTCAAATTGAACACTAATAACTTTATTTATTTTTTTTAAATTAAAATAAGATACAGAGTTATTTATTAAGTCATTTGAGTTTTTACTATTAATATATAAATTATTTATAACTGATTTATCATAACCAATATAATTTAAAATTTTACATATATTTTCTTTAGAATTTATATTTTTTAATGGCTCTGCTTTTGTTTGTTTGGATAATTTTTGATTTTCTTTATTTAATAAAATAGGAATATGTGCGTAATTTGGTGTAGTAAAATTTAAGCATTTTTGCAAATAAATTTGACGTGAGGTTTGAAAGAGTAGATCACAACCTCTAACTATTTCTGTTATACCTTGAAGTTCGTCATCCACTACAACCGCTAATTGGTAAGAAGCTATATTTTCATTTCGCCACAATATGAAATCGCCTACTTCTTTTTCAAGATTTTGTTCAATTGAACCCTGAATATTATCAGTAAAATTAATATTAAATGTATTTAAAGCCTTTATTCTGCATGAAAACACATTGTTTTCAATCTCTTTATTCCTACAAATACCTGGATAAACATATTCCATAGTTTGTAGATTTTTATAATAATTTATTAAATTTTTTCTTGAACAAGAACATTTATAAATTAATTTTTTTTCTACTAATTGATTTAAATAAAAACGATATATTTCAGTTCTTTTAGATTGATAAATAACTTCATCATCCCATTCTAAACCATGTAATTCTAAAGTTTTTAAAATAGAATAAGTAGAACCTTTTTGGTTTCTTTTTTGATCAATATCTTCAATTCTTAAGAGCCATTTTCCATTTTGAGAGCGAGCTCTTAGATAACTAGCGACAGCTGTTACCAATGAACCAAAATGAAGATCGCCAGTAGGAGACGGCGCAAAGCGCCCAACATATTTTGAAAATTTTGTCATTTGACTTGTTTGTAATAAAGCGGATAAATGGTGAAGGGTCAGGGACTCGAACCCTGGACCAAGAGATTAAGAGTCTCTTGCTCTACCAACTGAGCTAACCCTCCACTTTTGTTTCCACTTAGTTATCTAAGATGAACTTCTAAGTCAAGGAATGAATATAAAAAAATAGTTTAAAGTAATTTACTTTAAACTATTTTTTTATGAATAAAACTTATATTACTTACCGATAATAATAAATGCAATAATTAAACCAAGAATCGCTTGAAATTCAATAAGAGCCATTGCTAATAGGAAAGGAGTAAAGATTTTATTGTAAGCTTGTGGGTTGCGTCCAATACTTTCAAGAGCGCCTTTTGCAGCTTGTCCTTGACCTTGTCCAGCACCAACAACAGCTAGGCCGATTGCTAATCCAGCGCCTACTAGTTTTAGTCCTGTTCCAATAGACATTCCGTCTGTAGCGACAGTAGTTGCAGCATCATTAGCAAAAGCTAAAACGTTAACAGATAAAGCCGCCGCAGCAGCAGAAACCATAGCAAATTTCTTTTTCATGAAAAACTCCTAAAAATAAAAAACTTTTAATCACTGCCATTCGTTTCTTTTTTACATGCAGAATACCAGTTCTCATGTAATGATTCTTATAGAATCACCTCTAAATAAGAGGTAAGGAAATTTATGAATTAAATCTTTATCCTGAATGGATAGGAATTGATATATTCAATAAATCCTAAATAAACATAAACTAAAAAACAATTTTAATGTTGTTCTTTAGATTCAAGTGCAAGTTTGATGTATACGGCGCTTAAAGTCATAAATATAAACGCTTGAAGACAGGCAACAAATGTACCAAATCCAAGAAAAATTGCTGGAATTGGAACAAATGGAATATATAAATCTTTCATAAGTCCAGAAAAAATTGCAAACACAAAGTGATCGCCTGATACATTTCCGAAAATACGTAAAGAAAGCGAGATTGGTCTTGATAATAAACTAATAAATTCGATTAAGAACATTAACGGAGCCATCCATAAAACAGGTCCTGCTAAGTGTTTAATATAATCAAAACCAGATTCTTTTAAGCCGTAATAATTAAAATATACGAAGATTGCCATGGCTGCTGCAAATGTAAAAGACATATTTGATGTCGCAGGAGAAAAACCAGGTAATACGCCTGATAAGTTTGTTACAATTAGTACAAAAAAAGTTCCGCCTAATACTCCAACAAATCTCATCCAATTTTTCTCACCAATTGTGGATTCAAGAGTTGAGGAAACAACGGACCAACAAAGCTCAATAAAAGCCACAATTCCAAACTTTTTAGGTGGGAGGATTTCCTCATCACTCATTTGCTCTGGCTTCATTTTTGAAAAACCAGAAAATATTGCAATAGCCGCTAGTAAAAGTACTGCACAGGCAGAAGCAAAAACAGGGGACCACTGCTCAGCTTTTATACTTGCAGCTGCCTGAGTTATGTCAGGATTAAAAAATACAAAAAAGTTTTCTAAAATTTCATGATACCAATTCACAACATGCACTCCTGAGGAATCTGCATAGGCTGCTGGCGCAACAACTATAGATAACAAGGTTAAGATATGAATAATTTTACGTTTCATAATTTTAATGTAGGATCCCTTCGTAAAATATCAAAGCAAACACAAGCCAATTACATTATTGAGACTCTTCTTGCAAGTAGGTAGAGCATTAAGCTGACAAAATATGTTGCAACAAAAAGAGACAAATTCAAAATCAATTTCTCAGAAGGACACTCGTAAACCAGATAAGCTAAAATAGCAAAGCCAAGATACTTCATAGTTATGACTAGTAGCCTACTCAAGAAAGATGTATTTTGGTTTTTATTTAAAATGAATTTAGCATTGATAAAAACTCCGGCCATAATTAGAATAGCCGATATTACAAACATTATTTGCATAGATAAACTACTCATCACGATTGTCCTTGAACTCATTTTTGATTAATAATTTCAAATTTTTATACACAGTTATAAACGAAAGTACAAAAATAAATATGGAAATAAGTATTTTTACAGTAAATGGTTCAAAAAATAAATAACTTACAATTTTTTTTCCATTTTCCGTATCTCCTAAAACCCAAATCATTAGAATGATCAAAATAGTTGAACTAATCTGACCAAACAAGATTGCAACAGTTCTTAATTCATTATTCATAAAAAAAATACCATTTTTTAGGCAAAACACTTGACCTCAAGAATTTGGCTCGTAAGAATCAAAACGCAACGCAAAGGCTAAATGCCTCGCTGGCGACAAAACCCAAAACGAGGTTATTTCATGTTAGATAAAGAATCGAACCAAATTTTTTCTGAAAAACTCCGTACTCGATTTATTGAGTTGGGTCTTTCAAAACAAACTGCAACAAAAATAACCAAACTAATCACACCTGTAAAGATAGATGGAAATACCATTATATCCTACTGCTCTGACACTTTTTATAGAGATCACATTATCTCTCCAAAAATAGATGAAATAGAAAAAATAGCTAAAGATTGTTGGGGAAAAGCATACGATTTTAAAATAGAAGGCAACCCTATTGAAGAAAACAGTGCCGTCAAAACAAAAAGCTTTAAAACAAATAAAGAGTCTCAAATTACACTTTTTCCAGATGAAAATAACTATTTCCCAGAAAAAAAGAAAAAATTAAAACCCAAAATTTCTTTTCAAGAAATTACTCCTGTAAATGCAATTAAAGAAGAAGAAATAACTCAAAAATTTGAAGAAAAAAATAATCTTCCAATAAATAATGAAAAACCAAGAACTTTAGATGCTACGCAAAACTTTGGAACTTTTATACGCTGTGAAAGTAACCTTGTAGCTTATTCTGCATGTGAAGCGGTAGCAAAAAATCCTGGTAATTTATCTAATCCATTGTTTATTTACGGTGCAACAGGACTTGGTAAAACACACCTTCTTCACTCAGTAGGTAATGAAATAATTCAAAAAATTCCAAATGCAAAAATTCTTTATATAACAAGTGAAGACTTCGTAAATGATGTAATTCATAGAGGGATTCGTGTTGGAAAAATGGATGAAGTTAGATCTAAATATAGTGCTTGTGATGTTTTATTAGTTGATGATATTCAATTTCTTGAAAAAAAAGATGCTTGTCAAATAGAGTTTTTTCATACATTTAATGAGCTTTATCAAAAAAGAAAACAAATTGTTATTACAAGTGATAAGTTTCCTAAAGACATTCCAAATATTGAAGAACGCTTAAAAAGTAGATTTTTACAAGGTTTACTTGTTGATATCGAACCACCAGGATTTGAGGATAGAGTTGCTATTATCGAAACAAAAGCAAATTTAATTGGTCTTAAAATAAATCAAGAAATTTCTTTTTTAATTGCTACACATGCAAAAACAAACGTAAGAGAAATTCAAGGATTGTTAAAAGATCTTCTTATGAATCAGCACATGACCGGGAGAAGCCCTACTATTGAATCTGTAACAACAATTTTAAAAAGAAGATTTCCTACAGGCTCTGTAGAATCTACAATTGATACTGCCGCAATTCA
It includes:
- the dnaA gene encoding chromosomal replication initiator protein DnaA, which encodes MLDKESNQIFSEKLRTRFIELGLSKQTATKITKLITPVKIDGNTIISYCSDTFYRDHIISPKIDEIEKIAKDCWGKAYDFKIEGNPIEENSAVKTKSFKTNKESQITLFPDENNYFPEKKKKLKPKISFQEITPVNAIKEEEITQKFEEKNNLPINNEKPRTLDATQNFGTFIRCESNLVAYSACEAVAKNPGNLSNPLFIYGATGLGKTHLLHSVGNEIIQKIPNAKILYITSEDFVNDVIHRGIRVGKMDEVRSKYSACDVLLVDDIQFLEKKDACQIEFFHTFNELYQKRKQIVITSDKFPKDIPNIEERLKSRFLQGLLVDIEPPGFEDRVAIIETKANLIGLKINQEISFLIATHAKTNVREIQGLLKDLLMNQHMTGRSPTIESVTTILKRRFPTGSVESTIDTAAIQKVVANHFQIKMADLMGQSRQQKFVIARHIAMFLAKEMIGLQIVAIANAFGKKDHTTVLHAMSKVKELLEKDDEFRGNFIQVKRKIEALMQSN